One Pygocentrus nattereri isolate fPygNat1 chromosome 23, fPygNat1.pri, whole genome shotgun sequence genomic window carries:
- the hsf5 gene encoding heat shock factor protein 5, whose amino-acid sequence MEIDEALLTLPINPYNFPARLWCLVNNPQICSIRWDSHGEAVIIDQQLFEAELLSPGRRALGKSPECFKTTNFTSFIRQLNLYGFRKLKPGDGILEKQIEGKPVTDNIVHNFHNPDFKQGHPELLVNLKRLTSINKAKLEAGLEVTCRPPSRFHRFLLNSPEGNITAEKRGSVLARQVHQRQISSSPYPCHSNASQQLKAYDRSSTPSSAWIMGHDSSSSSSAFYTDKDVPLYVLHHFPADMAYAVQSNPTSVHVPQGSQSSSAAGSKISTFIHPPPQYRSGFYSPVGQCCPPGSSDANMACSHQPAASYSHYGYYPTYAAGYLHSSGQNLDWLSGDSMSKKTDVNLDTVFKIVDELQGSPKVMNMVKVSSPEKCPTTLTPENHLVGLPLHSSTACTSKPASAIASAQYDFPKVSRPIPVQSSPSFSSAPRGGIIITVPGNVSSGISITMGSHSSRSETGTDKGLELGSSQSEAAQLEPSLKAPAVADPSKEGAR is encoded by the exons ATGGAGATAGACGAAGCTCTTCTCACCCTCCCGATCAACCCCTACAACTTCCCTGCCAGGTTGTGGTGTTTGGTGAATAACCCCCAGATCTGCTCGATCCGCTGGGACTCCCATGGGGAAGCAGTCATCATTGATCAACAGCTGTTTGAGGCAGAGCTGCTCTCACCAGGCCGCAGAGCATTAGGCAAATCACCAGAGTGTTTCAAAACTACAAACTTCACCAGTTTCATTCGTCAGCTGAACCTTTACGGCTTCAGGAAACTGAAACCTGGTGATGGTATCTTGGAAAAGCAGATCGAAGGCAAGCCAGTCACGGACAACATTGTACACAATTTCCATAACCCAGACTTCAAGCAGGGCCATCCTGAGCTGCTGGTCAATTTAAAAAGACTTACTAGTATTAACAAGGCCAAGCTAGAGGCTGGTCTAGAGGTGACCTGCCGGCCACCGAGCCGCTTTCATCGCTTTTTGCTGAATTCTCCTGAAGGGAACATAACAGCTGAGAAAAGAG GCTCAGTGTTGGCTAGACAGGTCCATCAAAGGCAGATAAGCTCTAGTCCTTACCCATGTCACTCCAATGCTTCTCAGCAGCTGAAAGCATATGACCGATCATCTACACCATCCAGTGCATGGATCATGGGCCACGACAGTTCCTCTTCATCGTCAGCTTTCTACACTGACAAGGATGTTCCGCTCTATGTGCTTCACCACTTCCCAGCAGACATGGCATATGCTGTTCAGTCCAACCCCACCTCTGTGCATGTTCCACAGGGCTCCCAGAGCTCCTCAGCtgctgggtccaaaattagtaCCTTTATACATCCTCCTCCACAGTACCGATCAGGATTTTACTCACCAG TGGGTCAGTGCTGCCCCCCTGGCTCCTCGGATGCAAACATGGCATGCTCCCATCAGCCAGCTGCCTCATACTCCCATTATGGCTATTACCCG ACCTACGCAGCAGGCTACCTTCACTCTAGTGGTCAGAATCTAGACTGGCTGTCAGGTGACAGCATGTCCAAAAAGACTGATGTGAACCTGGACACAGTGTTCAAGATTGTGGATGAGCTTCAGGGTTCACCCAAGGTGATGAACATGGTGAAAGTTTCTTCTCCAGAAAAGTGTCCTACCACCTTGACACCAGAGAACCATCTAGTTGGCCTGCCTCTCCACAGCTCCACAGCCTGTACCTCCAAACCAGCATCTGCCATAGCTTCAGCTCAATATGACTTTCCTAAGGTCTCCAGGCCCATCCCGGTACAGTCCAGCCCCTCATTCAGTTCTGCTCCTAGGGGCGGCATCATTATCACTGTGCCAGGGAATGTATCATCAGGCATTTCCATTACCATGGGTTCCCACTCCAGCCGTTCAGAGACGGGGACTGACAAAGGCTTGGAACTaggatccagccaatcagaggcagCGCAATTGGAACCTTCTCTAAAG GCCCCTGCTGTTGCTGATCCCTCCAAGGAAGGAGCCAGATAG